One region of Oryza sativa Japonica Group chromosome 5, ASM3414082v1 genomic DNA includes:
- the LOC107281006 gene encoding uncharacterized protein yields the protein MDQETAVTMISRSKAMQLQRPRRWRDGDGDGEEGPTTAGGGGGVGCRCRSCAAVMLADCIALGCCPCALVSMLSLALVKAPLAVGRRCVGRLRSRRRTLLHNKRVRDVAATSAAAAGEKKAIAKPEEELEAADIVANDDDTASAAAATAGAGAPTDEDLAWLEEMYQMGHWGFGRVSISGKTP from the exons ATGGATCAGGAAACTGCAGTTACAATGATCTCCCGCTCCAA GGCCATGCAGCTGCAGCGGCCACGGCggtggcgcgacggcgacggcgacggggaggaggggcccacgacggcgggcggcggcggcggtgtggggTGCAGGTGCCGGTCGTGCGCGGCGGTGATGCTCGCGGACTGCATCGCGCTGGGTTGCTGCCCGTGCGCGCTGGTCAGCATGCTGAGCCTAGCGCTCGTCAAGGCCCcgctcgccgtcggccgccgctgCGTCGGCCGCCTCAGGAGCCGGAGGCGGACGCTGCTGCACAACAAGCGCGTCCGCGACGTCGCCGCCacgtcggcggccgccgccggcgagaagaAGGCGATCGCGAAGCCAGAAGAAGAGCTAGAAGCCGCCGACATCGtcgccaacgacgacgacaccgcgtccgccgccgctgccaccgccggcgcGGGTGCCCCGACCGACGAGGACCTGGCGTGGCTGGAGGAGATGTACCAGATGGGTCACTGGGGCTTTGGCCGCGTGTCCATCTCGGGGAAAACCCCGTGA
- the LOC4339650 gene encoding uncharacterized protein, which produces MAPRHRGGSRTRHGRRHARQKQLNAMELNAIIAGGNMMADDDGGGFTFAEVPPLAGGRCVGPPLYPVFGRPRSPPPTPPPHRQAPEKASRLPLWRFLMVDHGPPPPPPPTTQPAADDDLDLDLDGEPAESTFLYCPLCPALPVAAAASPARCRKSGSTGSSLLRWRQRSIGRSHSDGKEKFVFLNASSSSSGSEHKGGRGGEVGHDGALSYYANGGSRGGGGGGGRRRSFLPYRQDIVGLFANATAFRRSYHPF; this is translated from the coding sequence ATGGCGCCAAGACACCGAGGAGGAAGCCGCACACGCCATGGGAGGCGACACGCACGGCAGAAGCAGCTGAACGCGATGGAGCTCAACGCGATCATCGCCGGCGGCAACATgatggccgacgacgacggcggcggcttcacCTTCGCCGAGGTCCCGCCGCTAGCCGGCGGCCGCTGCGTGGGCCCGCCGCTGTACCCGGTCTTCGGCCggccgaggtcgccgccgccgacgccgccgccgcatcggcaGGCGCCGGAGAAGGCCTCGCGTCTGCCGCTATGGCGGTTTCTGATGGTGGACcacggcccgccgccgccgccaccaccgacgacgcagccggcggcggacgacgaccTCGACCTCGACCTCGACGGGGAGCCGGCGGAGTCGACGTTCCTGTACTGCCCGCTGTGTCCCGCgttgccggtggcggcggcggcctccccggCGCGGTGCCGGAAGAGCGGCTCCACTGGGTCGTCTCTCCTCCGGTGGCGCCAGCGCTCCATCGGCCGGAGCCACAGCGACGGCAAGGAGAAGTTCGTGTTCTTGAacgcgagctcctcctcctccggctccgaGCACAagggcggcagaggcggcgagGTGGGCCATGACGGTGCCCTGAGCTACTACGCCAACGGCGGcagcaggggcggcggcggcggcggcggtcgccggaGGTCGTTCCTTCCCTACCGGCAGGACATCGTCGGACTTTTCGCCAACGCCACCGCGTTCCGCCGGAGCTATCACCCGTTCTGA
- the LOC4339649 gene encoding uncharacterized protein yields the protein MAEADGDRGVAAAAAAAAVVHDDVLESDEEDFTFAAAAAVTCVVGGGRIGAVVYPVFGRPRSPPPVQEVEEPDTATVRVPLGQLLLEERASAPPSGEQADEDGVLDGVPAETYCLWSPGSPAPAVSNSPARCQKSGSTGSVLRWRQRLIGRSHSDGKEKFVFLSSGSDVRSKGRTTTTSRGDAGGRGGGWRYYASGGGNGGGRRPSFLPYKQDLVGLFANAGAFRRSYHPF from the coding sequence atggcggaggcggacggcgaccgtggcgtcgctgccgccgccgccgccgccgccgtcgtccacgACGACGTCCTAGAGTCTGACGAGGAGGACTTCaccttcgcggcggcggcggctgtcaCGTGTGTGGTTGGAGGCGGCCGCATCGGCGCTGTCGTGTACCCGGTCTTCGGCCgcccgcggtcgccgccgccggtgcaggaggtggaggagcCTGACACGGCCACCGTGCGGGTGCCGCTGGGGCAGCTTCTGCTGGAGGAGagggcgtcggcgccgccgtcgggggAGCAGGCCGACGAGGATGGCGTTCTTGACGGCGTGCCGGCGGAGACGTACTGCCTGTGGTCGCCCGGATCACCCGCGCCGGCGGTTTCTAACTCTCCGGCGAGGTGCCAGAAGAGCGGCTCGACCGGGTCGGTCCtccggtggcggcagcggctcaTCGGGCGGAGCCACAGCGACGGGAAGGAGAAGTTCGTGTTCTTGAGCTCGGGCTCCGACGTCCGTAGTAAGGGGAGGACGACCACGACGTCGCGCGGCGATGCcggtggccgtggcggcggctggAGATATTACGCGAGTGGaggcggcaatggcggtggcCGGAGGCCGTCGTTCCTCCCGTACAAGCAGGATCTCGTCGGCTTGTTCGCCAACGCCGGCGCGTTCCGCCGGAGCTACCACCCGTTCTAA